One genomic window of Methanosarcina acetivorans C2A includes the following:
- a CDS encoding DUF2117 family protein, giving the protein MQIGIVIHNLQLMDSPQTVKDILALLSRENCINACLCGTMGKVAAIDAGLEDLIEIEQFLKPSACIETLFGSNDLVCLLNHGRELQTGRTFGRIVVSNIKNPDEKPLIQIERPGCFDGELIPWNRAAGPHAKKLSNLLNLKISRPPLPVNNIEISNQGKRVVRRISTFPGANIMVEGIVVGKATSSEVALVAENGFLTSMEGGIIKEQGIEILHKHGERVPLDLVRAWVKTSASRKSSDVCKNPLENKTRGLEKNLPLKKGFLQEQTPESGVKVILIDHCAERAFELIEGAGLAITIGDDTTELAGNILYRFGIPVLGITDGDCDELATAVNYAPGSLVLHLKPEMDDELGRRLQHELFSGEYTGFFTNLEDLKRKVITLAENSLESTSEY; this is encoded by the coding sequence ATGCAAATTGGAATTGTGATTCATAACCTCCAGCTTATGGATTCTCCCCAGACGGTAAAAGACATTCTTGCCCTTCTTTCCAGGGAAAATTGCATAAATGCCTGCCTCTGCGGTACTATGGGGAAAGTTGCGGCGATTGATGCCGGTCTTGAAGATCTGATCGAAATAGAACAGTTTCTGAAACCCAGTGCCTGCATTGAGACTCTTTTCGGATCAAACGACCTTGTGTGCCTTCTGAACCACGGCCGCGAACTTCAAACAGGCCGGACTTTCGGAAGGATTGTGGTTTCGAATATAAAAAATCCTGATGAGAAACCCCTGATCCAGATTGAAAGGCCAGGATGCTTTGATGGGGAACTTATACCCTGGAACAGGGCTGCGGGTCCCCATGCAAAAAAACTCTCCAATCTTCTTAACCTTAAAATTTCCAGGCCCCCTCTGCCAGTCAACAATATAGAGATAAGTAACCAGGGAAAACGGGTTGTGAGAAGAATCTCAACTTTCCCGGGGGCAAACATAATGGTCGAAGGAATTGTGGTTGGAAAAGCTACTTCCTCGGAGGTCGCCCTTGTAGCTGAAAATGGATTTCTTACTTCAATGGAAGGAGGAATCATAAAGGAACAGGGAATTGAAATCCTTCATAAGCATGGAGAAAGAGTGCCCTTAGACCTTGTAAGAGCATGGGTAAAAACCTCAGCTTCCCGAAAAAGTTCGGATGTCTGCAAAAACCCGCTCGAAAATAAAACCAGAGGGCTGGAGAAAAATCTTCCTCTGAAAAAAGGTTTTTTACAGGAACAAACCCCGGAGAGCGGTGTGAAGGTTATCCTTATAGACCACTGCGCAGAGCGTGCATTTGAGCTAATTGAAGGAGCAGGGCTTGCCATTACTATTGGAGATGACACAACGGAGCTTGCAGGAAATATCCTATACAGATTTGGAATCCCTGTTCTGGGGATTACGGACGGGGACTGTGACGAACTTGCAACTGCAGTGAACTATGCCCCGGGGTCTCTGGTCCTGCATCTAAAGCCCGAAATGGACGACGAACTCGGGAGAAGGCTTCAACATGAACTCTTTTCAGGAGAATACACCGGATTTTTTACAAATCTTGAGGATCTGAAGCGGAAGGTCATAACTCTTGCAGAAAATTCTCTGGAATCCACCTCAGAATACTGA
- a CDS encoding ABC transporter ATP-binding protein gives MDPSKDTSPQVRLEKITYNYPYSDAAALSDVNLELKKGEFVLLAGPSGCGKSTLVRCLNRLVPEVSGGSFSGRVLLRGKDLTHEKVHSLALEVGMVFQNPETQLFSLTVAEDLAFGPENLGLPGEEIRIRVKKVLKEVGLKGLEDHFIFTLSGGEKQRTAIGGNLAMQPEILVLDEPTSDLDPAGTGEVLELLKHLNAENRTTLILIEHKLDAVFEMVDRMLVMDEGRVILDGKPFEILCREEEKLRKLGIHPPQFTEIARFLGFFSENSSIPAYETLLKRLTELLQASEVEIHPEDLEKRESEIPAPAPQPRNTPPHVLIEQLCYRHEDGSEAFEKLNLEIKRGEFLALLGHNGAGKTTLAGHLIGFYRPASGRILLDGKDISGYSTARLSKQVGYLFQNPDSQIFTNSVFEEVCFGLENLGMPEEKIKKLADSALEMMELSAYRNRHPHALSRGQRQRLAVASILALEPDLLILDEPTTGQDRGHIRKFLDKIRKLNGLGKTVILITHDMELAAEYAERVVVMKQGKIFLDGPTAEVFSSPEELGAAGLLPPLPARLALDLRKLGIDIPRLLTVSDLKSFLKARCPELSACRPTEIEKIVEENDSGEEVSLF, from the coding sequence ATGGATCCCTCGAAAGACACCTCTCCGCAAGTCAGACTTGAAAAAATTACATACAACTATCCATATTCGGATGCCGCTGCTCTTTCGGATGTGAATCTTGAGCTTAAAAAAGGAGAGTTCGTGCTCCTTGCAGGCCCTAGCGGCTGTGGAAAAAGTACTCTTGTGCGCTGCCTTAACAGGCTGGTACCTGAGGTTTCGGGGGGCAGCTTTTCAGGGCGCGTCCTGCTCCGGGGAAAAGACCTGACACATGAAAAAGTCCACAGTCTGGCCCTTGAAGTAGGAATGGTATTCCAGAACCCCGAAACCCAGCTGTTCTCCCTGACCGTGGCCGAAGACCTTGCTTTCGGGCCTGAAAATCTCGGGCTGCCCGGGGAAGAAATCCGAATCCGAGTGAAAAAAGTGCTAAAAGAAGTAGGGCTTAAAGGTCTGGAAGACCATTTTATCTTCACGCTTTCGGGAGGGGAAAAACAGAGGACCGCGATCGGAGGAAACCTGGCAATGCAGCCGGAAATCCTGGTCCTTGACGAACCAACCTCGGACCTGGACCCTGCAGGTACCGGGGAGGTGCTTGAACTGCTCAAACATCTGAATGCAGAAAACAGGACCACTCTCATTCTGATCGAACACAAACTCGATGCTGTTTTTGAAATGGTAGACCGCATGCTTGTTATGGATGAAGGAAGGGTCATTCTGGATGGAAAACCATTTGAAATCCTGTGCCGCGAGGAGGAAAAACTCCGAAAGCTCGGGATTCATCCTCCCCAGTTCACAGAGATTGCACGCTTCCTGGGCTTTTTCTCCGAAAATTCAAGTATTCCTGCTTATGAAACTCTTCTGAAACGGCTGACAGAACTTCTGCAGGCGTCTGAGGTAGAAATCCACCCCGAAGACCTTGAGAAAAGAGAATCCGAAATTCCAGCTCCCGCACCGCAGCCCCGAAATACCCCTCCTCATGTCCTGATTGAACAGCTTTGCTACAGGCATGAGGACGGTTCGGAAGCTTTTGAAAAACTCAACCTTGAAATCAAACGTGGGGAATTTCTTGCCCTGCTCGGGCACAATGGGGCAGGAAAGACAACCCTTGCAGGCCACCTTATAGGATTTTACAGGCCTGCCTCCGGTAGAATCCTCCTCGATGGAAAAGACATAAGCGGGTATTCCACTGCCCGGCTTTCAAAGCAGGTAGGTTACCTTTTCCAGAACCCGGACTCTCAAATATTTACCAACAGCGTTTTTGAAGAAGTCTGTTTCGGGCTTGAGAACCTGGGAATGCCGGAAGAGAAAATCAAAAAGCTGGCAGATTCTGCCCTGGAAATGATGGAACTTTCGGCTTACAGGAACAGGCACCCTCACGCGCTCTCAAGAGGGCAGCGCCAGCGCCTGGCAGTAGCTTCCATTCTTGCCCTTGAACCGGACCTGCTGATCCTGGACGAGCCTACCACAGGGCAGGACAGGGGGCATATCCGTAAGTTCCTGGATAAAATCAGGAAACTTAACGGGCTCGGAAAAACCGTGATTCTCATAACCCATGACATGGAGCTTGCAGCGGAGTATGCGGAAAGGGTTGTTGTGATGAAACAGGGAAAAATCTTCCTGGACGGCCCGACAGCCGAGGTATTTTCAAGCCCTGAAGAGCTGGGTGCAGCCGGGCTTCTCCCTCCCCTTCCTGCAAGGCTTGCCCTTGACCTCAGGAAACTGGGAATAGACATTCCCCGGCTGCTTACCGTTTCCGACCTGAAAAGCTTCCTTAAGGCCCGCTGTCCTGAACTTTCGGCTTGCAGGCCCACGGAAATCGAAAAAATAGTTGAAGAAAACGATAGTGGAGAAGAGGTGAGCTTATTTTAA
- a CDS encoding ABC transporter permease encodes MNGLIEEFAMAIRQLRLKKLRTLLILLGIAIGVATVVAVVSFGEGLRINAVEEIQKSRDLTLIEVSPGIRGDGLVLISNSKVEEIKEHAELVCPYVKDAYVSPSGTYFELFGVQEVYRSANELELAGGTWFDSGEDSEENRIVLGSDLWEKLEKIDGAKIGTPITASLRLYGEDGRPLDKKVTFTPVGHLKPSGNEIDSGAFMKLESAKELSEKEHYDGILIKVESSSLVHETREQVEKLGLSTSSAQDEIDSVNRIMNGVTLVLAFFSSISLLVGGLMVINTMVISVYERTREIGISKALGASESDILRMFLAECLFIGTLGGFLGDFFGVLFATLIDRAGRALLMSRLEIGSIEHLTALNFKILAAGILISLLVSVISGLYPAWRASKLDPVRALRQL; translated from the coding sequence GTGAATGGTTTGATTGAAGAGTTCGCAATGGCAATACGGCAGTTGCGCCTTAAAAAACTAAGAACCTTGCTTATTCTCCTCGGAATTGCTATAGGAGTTGCAACGGTAGTAGCTGTCGTTTCTTTCGGGGAAGGTCTTCGTATCAATGCAGTCGAAGAAATCCAGAAGTCCCGGGACCTGACTCTGATTGAAGTTTCTCCGGGGATCAGAGGCGACGGTCTTGTCCTTATAAGCAACTCGAAAGTAGAGGAGATTAAGGAACACGCAGAGCTTGTCTGCCCTTACGTAAAGGACGCTTACGTCAGCCCTTCGGGGACTTATTTTGAATTGTTCGGGGTCCAGGAAGTTTACAGGTCTGCAAACGAGCTCGAGCTGGCCGGTGGGACCTGGTTTGACAGCGGAGAGGACAGCGAAGAGAACCGGATCGTTCTTGGAAGTGACCTATGGGAAAAACTGGAAAAAATAGACGGGGCAAAAATTGGGACCCCGATTACAGCAAGTCTGCGCCTTTACGGAGAAGACGGCAGACCTCTTGATAAGAAAGTAACTTTTACTCCCGTGGGCCATCTGAAACCCTCCGGAAACGAAATCGATTCAGGAGCTTTCATGAAGCTTGAATCTGCAAAAGAACTCAGTGAAAAGGAGCATTATGACGGAATTCTGATAAAGGTGGAAAGTTCTTCCCTGGTCCACGAAACAAGGGAGCAGGTAGAAAAACTGGGACTTTCCACCTCAAGTGCCCAGGACGAAATCGACTCGGTCAACAGGATCATGAACGGGGTTACTCTTGTCCTTGCCTTTTTCTCAAGCATTTCCCTGCTCGTAGGCGGGTTGATGGTTATCAATACAATGGTGATCTCAGTCTACGAACGAACCCGGGAAATAGGGATTTCAAAAGCTCTCGGAGCTTCGGAGTCGGATATCCTGCGGATGTTTTTAGCCGAATGTCTCTTTATAGGAACCCTGGGAGGATTTTTAGGGGACTTTTTTGGGGTTCTTTTCGCAACCCTCATAGATAGGGCAGGAAGAGCTCTCCTGATGTCGAGGCTTGAAATAGGAAGTATTGAACACCTGACTGCCCTGAACTTCAAGATTCTTGCGGCCGGGATCCTGATCTCCTTACTCGTATCCGTAATCTCGGGGCTCTACCCTGCCTGGAGAGCCTCAAAACTGGATCCTGTAAGAGCTTTAAGGCAGCTTTGA
- a CDS encoding KEOPS complex subunit Pcc1: protein MKLSAEFTFETETAEKIYQAVLPELNENFSERSKIGLTLKGADRLVLTVKAEDAVSLRSALNTWFRLIQIAQEVLEVTAKA from the coding sequence TTGAAACTTTCCGCAGAGTTTACATTTGAAACCGAAACTGCCGAGAAGATCTATCAGGCTGTCCTTCCGGAACTTAACGAGAACTTTTCTGAAAGATCAAAAATAGGGCTGACCCTTAAAGGCGCTGATCGCCTTGTACTTACGGTTAAAGCCGAAGATGCGGTTTCCCTGCGTTCTGCCCTGAATACCTGGTTCAGGCTTATCCAGATCGCTCAGGAAGTCCTTGAAGTCACAGCTAAAGCCTGA
- a CDS encoding DUF3344 domain-containing protein: MDTGKKILIAGLLGVGLLFLILFFSGNGGWQGDGIPPYTIAEGTVRGEVYVDGGHGYTGENPYLQYFELPLGDVKYARLYVPVWNYDSGDSIRVTVNGKELAVRQEPDYASAWGTALYCLESNTSLGPGLNEVSVLSENPGGGPYGITLVAVCENRSLPPVRFWINEGNYALTYTNKQDRVTSTFKGASPGKNASLYAMLVAGTEGEKDDLYFDSLKIGSDVGNSSQGKYFDLYSTSVSPKSTESILSFERGEEGYLHPCVAVLVSESESDSEFLKLHEQKSSTGGQIPYSVIVVSILACLALVLRFRKK, from the coding sequence GTGGATACCGGGAAAAAAATTTTAATAGCTGGGCTTCTAGGAGTAGGACTGCTGTTCCTGATTCTCTTCTTTTCGGGAAACGGGGGCTGGCAGGGAGACGGCATCCCCCCATATACAATCGCAGAAGGAACTGTTAGGGGAGAGGTATATGTCGACGGCGGGCACGGCTATACCGGAGAAAATCCTTATCTCCAGTATTTCGAACTGCCTCTGGGAGATGTAAAGTATGCAAGGCTTTACGTGCCTGTCTGGAACTACGACAGTGGAGACAGTATCCGGGTGACGGTCAATGGAAAAGAACTTGCTGTAAGACAGGAACCTGATTATGCTTCGGCATGGGGTACAGCTCTCTACTGTCTCGAGTCCAATACTTCCCTTGGCCCCGGGTTAAATGAAGTCTCGGTCCTATCCGAAAACCCGGGAGGAGGTCCATATGGCATCACCCTGGTTGCCGTTTGCGAGAACAGATCCCTGCCTCCTGTCAGGTTCTGGATCAACGAAGGCAACTATGCCCTTACCTATACGAATAAACAGGACAGGGTAACAAGCACCTTTAAAGGTGCATCTCCAGGGAAAAATGCAAGCCTTTACGCTATGCTGGTTGCAGGCACCGAAGGAGAAAAGGATGATCTCTATTTCGATTCCTTAAAGATCGGTAGCGATGTGGGGAACTCCTCGCAGGGAAAGTACTTTGACCTGTATTCGACTTCGGTTTCCCCGAAAAGTACGGAAAGTATCCTGAGCTTCGAAAGGGGAGAGGAAGGCTATCTCCATCCCTGCGTTGCAGTCCTTGTTTCAGAATCGGAATCAGACAGTGAATTTCTCAAACTTCATGAGCAGAAAAGCTCAACAGGAGGACAGATCCCGTATTCTGTAATCGTCGTATCCATTCTAGCCTGCCTGGCGCTTGTCCTGAGGTTCAGGAAGAAATGA
- a CDS encoding energy-coupling factor transporter transmembrane component T family protein, whose amino-acid sequence MKWLFRYEQKDSPLHRLDPRVKLLWLFGVSVLSVVLGTPYLLVALFASTLPFWFVLRPSKSRVKAMLIVFGSIGLGFILSQALFYYWAREPLFTLVPSSFPLLGPLTGGIYFYADGAVYGLYQSFRFMTSLSAAMLVLATSHPSGLISGLVRFFEIRVGGKNYRIGLPYELAFMLSSAVSFAPTLLEESGIILNAMQARGLELKGGVRTKVKALKYILVPLVVNILRAGRKLAVAADTRGFRANRHRTYVNELRLKSNDYLFLAYTILFTAAGLYLSYSGFGGTVPV is encoded by the coding sequence TTGAAGTGGCTCTTTCGTTATGAACAAAAAGACAGCCCTCTTCACAGGCTGGACCCGAGAGTGAAGCTGCTCTGGCTTTTCGGGGTATCGGTCCTGAGTGTTGTCCTCGGGACTCCTTATTTGCTGGTGGCCCTGTTCGCCTCTACCCTACCTTTCTGGTTCGTCCTGAGACCCTCAAAAAGCAGGGTAAAGGCAATGCTCATCGTCTTTGGGAGTATCGGGCTGGGTTTTATTCTCTCGCAGGCCCTTTTCTACTACTGGGCAAGAGAGCCGCTGTTCACCCTCGTACCTTCTTCCTTTCCCCTGCTGGGCCCCCTTACGGGAGGGATCTACTTCTATGCTGACGGGGCCGTCTACGGGCTGTATCAGTCTTTCCGTTTTATGACTTCTCTGAGCGCTGCAATGCTGGTGTTGGCCACAAGCCATCCCTCGGGGCTTATCTCCGGGCTAGTCAGATTTTTCGAAATAAGAGTAGGAGGAAAAAATTACAGGATAGGCCTTCCCTACGAGCTTGCATTCATGCTATCTTCCGCAGTTAGCTTTGCCCCCACGCTGCTTGAAGAAAGCGGGATAATCCTCAATGCGATGCAGGCAAGAGGGCTTGAGTTAAAAGGCGGGGTCCGTACGAAAGTAAAGGCCCTGAAATACATCCTTGTCCCTCTCGTGGTTAATATACTCCGGGCAGGGCGAAAACTCGCAGTCGCAGCTGACACCCGGGGTTTTCGGGCAAACAGGCACAGGACCTACGTAAATGAGCTCAGGTTGAAAAGCAATGATTACCTTTTCCTTGCATACACAATCCTTTTTACGGCAGCCGGGCTTTACCTGAGTTATTCGGGGTTCGGAGGGACAGTCCCGGTCTGA
- a CDS encoding PGF-pre-PGF domain-containing protein, whose product MRMKVVLFIIAFMVSMQVVATASDIGIGVSPGNMSYMLAPGSSAEQSLYVINTGTETATYNVFIDDSTYSSWFTFSVSSFELKAGENKEVKVTLNVPASAKEDVDCKIKVPCTVPGGDVGTGIMIPVHIEISSSGSSSSGKSSSGGSSSGGGGGGSPEPASNVEARELSQQYVTAGSRARFNFTEDATCVKYVEFDAKKTLGKITTIIEMLKERSTLTSDTPDGEVYKYLNIWVGNEGVATPENIENAVIGFRVDKTWVMENGIDVNSIVLAHFDGEEWKPLLTKKVKEDVENLYLEAETTGFSHFAVTGEKANETEKNMSAAPVTRAREKLKESAENLESTATKSLEEGGSGFLAEIEGYEEKLRDLYLALIHSLQEKSWYPGAAHNDTGTEN is encoded by the coding sequence ATGAGAATGAAAGTTGTGTTATTTATCATTGCTTTTATGGTCTCGATGCAGGTCGTTGCTACTGCTTCTGACATAGGAATCGGGGTAAGCCCCGGTAACATGAGTTACATGCTTGCTCCGGGAAGTTCGGCAGAGCAGTCGTTATATGTGATAAACACAGGGACTGAAACTGCAACATATAACGTTTTCATCGATGACAGCACTTACAGTAGCTGGTTTACATTTTCTGTCTCTTCTTTTGAGCTGAAAGCAGGGGAAAATAAAGAAGTTAAGGTAACGCTCAATGTTCCGGCTTCGGCTAAAGAGGACGTAGACTGCAAGATAAAAGTCCCATGTACCGTACCCGGCGGAGATGTTGGAACAGGGATTATGATTCCTGTCCATATCGAGATCTCAAGCTCAGGGAGTAGTTCCTCCGGAAAGAGCTCTTCAGGTGGCAGTTCTTCCGGAGGAGGAGGAGGGGGATCTCCGGAACCTGCCAGTAACGTAGAAGCCAGAGAACTCTCACAGCAGTATGTAACAGCTGGCAGTCGTGCAAGGTTTAATTTCACAGAGGATGCCACCTGCGTAAAGTATGTGGAGTTTGATGCCAAAAAAACCCTCGGAAAGATCACAACCATCATTGAGATGTTGAAAGAGCGGTCCACTCTTACTTCAGACACACCCGATGGTGAGGTCTACAAATACCTGAATATCTGGGTTGGAAACGAAGGTGTTGCAACACCGGAAAATATCGAAAATGCCGTTATCGGTTTCAGAGTGGACAAAACGTGGGTCATGGAAAACGGTATCGATGTAAATTCAATTGTCCTGGCACACTTTGACGGCGAGGAATGGAAGCCTTTGCTTACGAAGAAAGTGAAGGAGGATGTAGAAAATCTTTATCTGGAAGCCGAAACTACGGGTTTCTCTCACTTTGCCGTGACAGGTGAAAAAGCGAACGAAACTGAAAAGAATATGAGTGCCGCTCCAGTTACAAGAGCAAGGGAAAAATTGAAAGAATCTGCTGAAAACCTGGAGTCAACCGCAACCAAGAGTCTTGAGGAAGGAGGGTCCGGTTTTCTGGCAGAAATTGAAGGCTATGAAGAAAAACTTCGAGATCTTTACCTGGCTTTGATCCACTCCTTGCAGGAGAAAAGCTGGTATCCGGGAGCTGCTCATAATGACACGGGCACAGAAAACTAA
- a CDS encoding rRNA maturation protein has translation MLITTSRKPSAKTRTLCKLLSRFITGRCITRGKMGMQELIGFAEGGPLIVVGEYHGNPGELGFYDDAGKLLFSLRFSDWYSEDIGSYWFPDLEPVLAGQGEIADAFESFFHFKRVESEEVDQLPPLSTVLVAGEKEIDFTGSGKSLFKLNVKGFKKY, from the coding sequence ATGTTAATTACTACTTCTCGCAAACCTTCTGCAAAGACCCGGACACTTTGCAAACTTCTATCACGCTTCATTACCGGTAGATGCATTACCCGCGGCAAGATGGGTATGCAGGAACTTATAGGGTTTGCAGAGGGCGGACCTCTCATAGTCGTGGGAGAATACCACGGGAATCCCGGAGAACTCGGCTTTTACGACGATGCAGGGAAACTTCTCTTTTCCCTCAGGTTTTCGGACTGGTATTCTGAGGACATCGGTTCTTACTGGTTTCCGGATCTTGAACCGGTGCTTGCAGGCCAGGGAGAGATTGCTGACGCATTTGAGTCTTTTTTCCATTTTAAGAGGGTCGAAAGTGAAGAAGTCGATCAGCTCCCTCCCCTTTCCACAGTACTGGTAGCAGGGGAAAAAGAGATTGATTTCACGGGCAGCGGGAAGTCTCTTTTTAAGCTAAACGTCAAAGGTTTTAAAAAGTACTGA
- a CDS encoding CHASE4 domain-containing protein — MFGIDISKKIFIITILIFAVLTATFAFTYNIQLSNFLGLEKADTLKNVERVQNAVYTEQSYINNMAQDWACWDDTYRFIEDGNQEYINVNLQNQTLDGLKVNVMLFVNETGKLVYSKSIDINTGEETPVPVDLLELVESGVLSTKSEDDVIRGYVLLNRSPMFVSCHPILTTRYEGPMKGTLIFGRYFDIDLLNYFRESTYSSILMYRVDEKMPPDFQGKFQNSSDLSDRVIVEPLSEEKIAGYFELSDVSGQPAIIMRTDFPRDLYMNSKRALNSMYFFLLLTGLVTGVGVKFALDNFFVSRLTEIDNFVTKVRSEKDLSRRLDLKDNDELYRLAKEINGMLNEIELAEQELKVQEREKKVLLDSLNEMVIFVNPQLNIVWANKAALEYMHMDLEKAKGIHLKAIPSMSGPLVEHLPLEEIFSSGNKESGEFTTEDGNSWSIQATPVTDDDGKIIGVLETFRDITGKKAVEKLIQEKQIAEIANRTKSEFLANISHELRTPLNSIIGFSDLLCEQIFGELNEKQLRYAGNISKSGKHLLSLINDILDLSKVEAGKMELDYTEFELAGKLNTIKNLLAPIADRKSIQIEIEVDSRLTNLYADEAKFAQIMYNLVDNAIKFASENSPVNVGARMKGDKVEITVTDIGAGIKPEDQHKLFKPFSQVDYFASKQHQGTGLGLYLVKQIVQMHRGYVWFRSVPGEGSTFAFAIPINGKKSDGNDTAPHIKEQNS, encoded by the coding sequence GTGTTTGGGATCGATATTAGTAAAAAGATTTTTATAATAACAATTTTAATTTTTGCAGTTCTTACTGCAACATTTGCATTTACCTATAATATACAGCTTTCTAATTTTTTGGGGCTTGAAAAGGCAGATACATTGAAGAATGTTGAAAGGGTGCAGAACGCTGTTTATACCGAACAAAGTTATATTAATAACATGGCTCAGGATTGGGCCTGCTGGGATGATACTTACCGTTTTATCGAAGATGGGAATCAGGAGTATATAAACGTAAACCTTCAGAACCAGACCCTTGACGGACTCAAAGTAAATGTTATGCTTTTCGTAAATGAAACCGGAAAGCTCGTCTACTCAAAATCCATAGACATTAACACAGGAGAGGAAACGCCAGTTCCGGTAGATCTTCTTGAACTGGTCGAGAGCGGAGTGCTTTCAACAAAATCAGAAGATGACGTTATCCGCGGTTATGTTTTGCTCAATAGATCCCCAATGTTTGTTTCCTGCCACCCTATTCTTACAACAAGATATGAAGGGCCCATGAAGGGCACATTAATTTTCGGGAGGTACTTCGACATAGACCTACTCAATTATTTTAGAGAATCTACCTACTCTTCGATTTTGATGTACAGGGTCGATGAAAAGATGCCACCCGATTTTCAGGGAAAATTTCAAAATTCTTCCGATTTGTCGGACAGAGTTATTGTCGAACCCCTTAGCGAAGAGAAAATTGCAGGATATTTTGAGTTATCGGACGTTTCAGGTCAACCTGCCATTATTATGCGAACTGATTTTCCAAGGGACCTTTACATGAATAGCAAAAGAGCCCTGAATTCTATGTATTTTTTTCTTTTGCTAACCGGGCTTGTGACAGGAGTGGGAGTTAAATTTGCCCTTGACAATTTTTTTGTTTCAAGACTGACTGAGATTGATAATTTCGTTACAAAAGTCAGGTCGGAAAAAGATCTTTCCAGAAGATTGGACCTGAAAGACAACGATGAACTTTATCGCCTGGCAAAAGAAATTAACGGGATGTTAAATGAAATCGAACTGGCAGAGCAGGAATTAAAGGTACAGGAAAGGGAGAAGAAAGTCCTGCTTGATTCTTTAAACGAGATGGTCATTTTCGTAAATCCCCAGCTTAACATCGTCTGGGCAAACAAAGCTGCGCTTGAATACATGCACATGGACCTTGAAAAAGCAAAGGGAATCCACCTTAAAGCTATTCCGAGCATGAGCGGCCCTCTGGTTGAACACCTGCCGCTTGAAGAGATTTTTTCATCAGGTAATAAAGAGTCGGGAGAATTTACTACAGAGGACGGAAACTCCTGGTCTATCCAGGCCACCCCGGTGACTGATGATGACGGCAAGATCATAGGCGTCCTGGAAACCTTCAGAGACATTACCGGGAAGAAAGCGGTAGAAAAACTGATTCAGGAAAAACAAATCGCAGAAATTGCAAACCGTACCAAGAGCGAGTTTCTGGCAAATATTAGCCATGAACTGAGGACTCCCCTTAACTCAATCATAGGCTTTTCAGACTTGCTGTGCGAACAGATTTTCGGCGAGTTGAATGAAAAGCAGCTAAGGTACGCAGGCAATATTTCAAAGAGTGGAAAGCATCTTCTGAGCCTGATCAATGACATTCTGGATCTTTCTAAAGTAGAAGCCGGAAAAATGGAGCTTGATTATACGGAATTTGAACTTGCCGGTAAGCTCAACACAATAAAGAATCTCCTGGCCCCAATAGCAGACCGAAAAAGTATCCAGATTGAAATCGAGGTTGACAGCAGGCTTACAAACCTCTATGCAGATGAAGCCAAGTTTGCCCAGATAATGTACAACCTGGTTGATAACGCTATTAAGTTCGCCAGTGAAAACAGTCCTGTAAATGTCGGGGCAAGAATGAAAGGAGACAAGGTAGAAATAACTGTTACAGATATCGGAGCCGGTATCAAACCCGAGGACCAGCATAAACTCTTCAAGCCCTTCAGCCAGGTCGATTACTTTGCCTCAAAACAACATCAGGGAACGGGGCTTGGCCTTTATTTAGTTAAACAGATAGTGCAAATGCACAGAGGATACGTCTGGTTCAGGAGCGTCCCCGGCGAGGGGAGCACCTTTGCATTCGCAATTCCTATAAACGGTAAGAAAAGCGATGGTAACGATACTGCGCCCCATATAAAAGAACAAAACAGCTGA